The following proteins come from a genomic window of Shinella zoogloeoides:
- the mmsB gene encoding 3-hydroxyisobutyrate dehydrogenase, protein MSPIAFIGLGHMGGPMAANLVKAGHAVRGFDLSASSLELARANGVTTVASIAEAVSGAGTVITMLPAGKHVLAVWQELVAVVPSGTRLIDCSTIDMDSARKAHALAEAHGCPALDAPVSGGTGGATAGTLTFMVGGDADVFAGAKPVFKAMGKRIIHCGAASAGQAAKICNNMILGISMIAVGEAFVLGERLGLTHQALFDVASVSSGQCWSLNTYCPVPGPVPTSPANKDYEPGFAAALMLKDLMLSQAAAEDTGMTTPLGAKAAELYRSFAQAGFGDKDFSGIINMLRDKAAAE, encoded by the coding sequence ATGAGCCCCATCGCATTCATCGGCCTCGGCCATATGGGCGGCCCCATGGCCGCAAACCTCGTGAAGGCCGGCCATGCCGTGCGCGGTTTCGACCTGTCGGCGTCCTCGCTCGAACTTGCCCGGGCGAACGGCGTGACGACGGTTGCCTCGATCGCCGAGGCGGTTTCCGGCGCAGGAACCGTCATCACCATGCTGCCGGCGGGAAAACATGTGCTGGCGGTCTGGCAGGAGCTGGTCGCCGTCGTGCCATCGGGCACGCGGCTTATCGACTGCTCCACCATCGACATGGACAGCGCCCGCAAGGCGCACGCGCTGGCAGAGGCGCATGGCTGCCCCGCGCTCGATGCGCCCGTCTCCGGCGGCACGGGCGGCGCGACGGCCGGCACGCTCACCTTCATGGTAGGCGGCGATGCCGATGTCTTCGCCGGCGCAAAGCCCGTCTTCAAGGCGATGGGCAAACGGATCATCCATTGCGGCGCTGCCTCCGCCGGCCAGGCGGCAAAGATCTGCAACAACATGATCCTCGGCATCAGCATGATCGCCGTGGGCGAGGCTTTCGTGCTTGGCGAACGGCTCGGCCTCACGCATCAGGCACTGTTCGACGTTGCCTCCGTCTCCTCGGGTCAATGCTGGTCGCTCAACACCTATTGTCCGGTGCCGGGCCCCGTCCCGACCTCGCCGGCCAACAAGGATTACGAACCCGGTTTCGCCGCGGCGCTGATGCTGAAGGATCTCATGCTTTCGCAGGCGGCGGCGGAGGATACTGGCATGACGACGCCACTTGGCGCCAAGGCTGCGGAACTCTACCGGTCCTTCGCGCAGGCGGGCTTCGGCGACAAGGATTTTTCCGGCATCATCAACATGTTGCGCGACAAGGCGGCTGCCGAGTGA